One part of the Neisseria zalophi genome encodes these proteins:
- the nirK gene encoding copper-containing nitrite reductase, translating to MKHHVLAALIASAFALTACDQKFEAKPEDTATSAASEQQADDSVAQGELPVIDAVMTQAPNVPPPIDRDYPAKVIVKMEVIEKVMKMADGVDYKYWTFGGDVPGKFIRVRQGDQVEVQFSNHPDSTVPHNVDFHGVTGPGGGAEGSFTAPGHTSTFSFKALQPGLYIYHCATAPVGMHIANGMYGLILVEPKEGLPKVDKEFYVVQGDFYTKGKYGETGLQPFDMEKAIKEEPEYVVFNGHVGAIAGDNALKANVGETVRIFVGNGGPNLVSSFHVIGEIFDTVRVEGGDLVNKNIQTTLVPAGGAAIVEFKLDVPGSFTLVDHSIFRAFNKGALGQLKVEGPANKEIYSGKLSDSVYQPEGGAIQTVPLTASEAARVAAGPAKAENKDDQIKLGQAIYNANCMACHGAEGKGVAGAFPPLAGSDYLNADPKRGIHAILRGVSGKVTVNGQEYNSVMPAVALNDEDAANVLTYVLNSFGNNGGQIHASDVAKERQSK from the coding sequence ATGAAACACCATGTTTTAGCTGCTTTGATAGCTTCTGCTTTTGCACTTACCGCTTGTGATCAGAAATTTGAAGCAAAGCCGGAAGATACCGCTACTTCGGCGGCTTCCGAACAGCAGGCAGATGATTCGGTTGCACAAGGAGAGTTGCCGGTGATTGATGCGGTGATGACGCAGGCACCAAATGTACCGCCTCCTATTGATCGTGATTATCCTGCTAAAGTAATTGTTAAAATGGAAGTCATTGAAAAAGTAATGAAAATGGCTGATGGTGTGGATTATAAATATTGGACCTTCGGCGGTGATGTACCCGGTAAATTTATCCGTGTGCGTCAGGGGGATCAGGTAGAAGTGCAGTTTTCCAACCACCCTGATTCAACCGTACCGCATAATGTCGACTTTCATGGTGTCACCGGGCCGGGTGGTGGTGCGGAAGGTTCGTTTACTGCTCCGGGACACACTTCAACATTCAGCTTCAAAGCCTTACAGCCCGGCTTATATATTTATCACTGTGCAACCGCGCCTGTAGGCATGCATATTGCCAACGGTATGTATGGTTTGATTTTGGTCGAGCCGAAAGAGGGATTGCCTAAAGTTGATAAAGAGTTTTATGTGGTTCAGGGCGATTTTTATACCAAAGGTAAATACGGCGAAACCGGCCTACAACCGTTTGATATGGAAAAAGCCATTAAAGAAGAGCCTGAATATGTGGTCTTTAATGGTCATGTCGGTGCTATTGCCGGAGATAATGCACTAAAAGCCAATGTTGGTGAAACAGTTCGTATTTTTGTCGGTAACGGTGGGCCTAATTTAGTATCTTCATTCCATGTGATTGGTGAGATTTTTGATACGGTTCGGGTAGAAGGCGGTGATTTGGTCAATAAAAACATCCAAACTACGTTGGTACCTGCCGGCGGCGCTGCGATTGTGGAATTCAAACTTGACGTACCCGGTAGCTTTACATTAGTCGACCACTCTATCTTCCGTGCCTTTAATAAAGGTGCTTTAGGACAGTTGAAGGTAGAAGGGCCGGCAAATAAAGAAATTTATTCGGGAAAATTAAGTGATTCTGTCTATCAACCCGAAGGTGGTGCCATTCAAACTGTTCCGCTCACAGCCAGTGAAGCGGCACGGGTCGCAGCAGGTCCTGCTAAAGCAGAAAATAAAGATGATCAGATTAAACTTGGTCAAGCAATCTATAACGCTAACTGTATGGCTTGTCATGGTGCTGAGGGTAAAGGTGTGGCCGGTGCATTCCCGCCGCTGGCAGGTTCGGACTATTTAAATGCCGATCCTAAACGTGGTATTCACGCTATTTTACGTGGTGTCAGCGGTAAGGTGACCGTTAATGGTCAGGAGTACAACAGCGTAATGCCTGCAGTTGCCCTAAATGACGAAGATGCTGCCAATGTGCTTACCTATGTGTTAAACAGCTTCGGCAACAATGGCGGACAAATTCATGCGTCAGATGTTGCTAAAGAGCGGCAAAGTAAATAA
- a CDS encoding formylglycine-generating enzyme family protein: MNTAKLKLLWTVLMMVAGTAAADMVTIKGGSYRPLYLKKDTPLISVKPFQMDTLPVTNAEFAAFVQKYPQWQRGNVSSKQTEKGYLRHWVKNKTGYKPKAVDLKKPVTNVSWFAANAYCSAQGKRLPTIDQWEFVGQASATRINGTTEKNYNRTILDWYAEGNRQGLRDVGQGKPNYWGVYDMHGLIWEWTEDFNSSQLTSSAAEGSNLFCSGASAGSADPSDYAAFMRYGIRTSLQAKFVLNNLGFRCVR, from the coding sequence ATGAATACTGCTAAACTCAAACTATTATGGACTGTTTTGATGATGGTTGCCGGAACTGCGGCAGCGGATATGGTTACGATTAAGGGTGGCAGCTACCGTCCGCTGTATCTGAAAAAAGATACGCCGTTAATTAGTGTCAAACCTTTTCAGATGGATACGTTGCCCGTTACTAATGCCGAGTTTGCCGCTTTTGTACAAAAATATCCGCAATGGCAGCGTGGTAATGTAAGCAGTAAACAGACGGAAAAAGGCTATCTGCGTCATTGGGTAAAAAATAAAACAGGCTACAAACCAAAAGCTGTTGACCTGAAAAAACCGGTAACCAATGTTTCATGGTTTGCCGCCAATGCCTATTGCAGTGCGCAGGGTAAACGATTACCGACTATCGACCAATGGGAGTTTGTCGGGCAAGCATCGGCAACGCGTATAAACGGTACCACCGAAAAAAACTATAACCGTACTATTCTCGATTGGTATGCAGAGGGTAACCGCCAGGGTTTGCGGGATGTCGGTCAGGGCAAGCCGAATTATTGGGGTGTTTATGATATGCATGGTCTGATTTGGGAATGGACGGAAGATTTCAACAGCAGCCAGTTGACATCTAGTGCTGCTGAAGGCAGTAATTTGTTTTGTAGCGGTGCATCAGCTGGCTCGGCGGATCCAAGTGATTATGCGGCTTTTATGCGCTACGGTATCCGCACCAGCTTGCAAGCTAAGTTTGTGCTGAATAATTTGGGATTTCGCTGTGTACGTTAA
- a CDS encoding outer membrane protein assembly factor BamE: MNKPLCLAMAALLGLAACSAERVSNFPSYKLKVIQGNELDARAVASLQPGMSRDQVQLLLGTPLLRDPFHNDRWDYTYNTSRNGIVSEQRTLTLYFNNDQLVRAEGDAIQYAIQQLEAEQAAAAQQQQP; this comes from the coding sequence GTGAATAAACCATTATGTCTTGCCATGGCCGCCCTGTTGGGTTTGGCGGCCTGCTCTGCCGAGCGCGTATCCAATTTCCCCTCTTACAAGCTGAAAGTGATTCAAGGCAATGAGCTCGATGCACGTGCCGTTGCCTCCTTACAGCCCGGCATGAGCCGCGATCAGGTTCAATTGCTATTAGGCACCCCGCTACTACGCGATCCGTTCCATAACGACCGCTGGGACTACACATACAATACCTCCCGTAACGGCATTGTTTCCGAACAACGCACGCTGACCCTGTATTTCAATAACGACCAACTGGTTCGTGCAGAAGGCGATGCCATCCAATATGCCATCCAACAACTCGAAGCAGAACAAGCCGCGGCCGCCCAACAGCAGCAACCTTAA
- the aat gene encoding leucyl/phenylalanyl-tRNA--protein transferase — MEIPFLYDDTAAFPDVFEAIEERDGFVAIGGSLSAQRLLTAYRQGIFPWFSEGDPVCWWALSPRTVLYPEKCHIGRSLQKTLRNKPYLVTVNQKFPAVIATCAGVRRPEQSGTWITEEMQQAYIGLYELGHAHSFECWYPDENGVLNLAGGLYGVQIGRVFFGESMFALRPDASKIAFACAVPYLAKCGIEIIDCQQNTDHLARFGSELIAFETFQTALNDLTDKALDEPIGSGWIAQSKIVLEEPFE, encoded by the coding sequence ATGGAAATCCCTTTTTTATATGACGATACTGCCGCTTTCCCCGATGTTTTCGAGGCCATCGAAGAGCGTGACGGTTTCGTGGCCATTGGTGGCAGCCTGAGTGCGCAGAGGTTGTTAACGGCGTATCGGCAGGGTATTTTTCCATGGTTTTCAGAGGGCGATCCGGTGTGTTGGTGGGCTTTGTCGCCGCGCACGGTGCTGTATCCCGAAAAATGCCATATCGGCCGCTCATTACAAAAAACACTGCGCAATAAGCCTTATCTGGTCACGGTGAATCAGAAATTTCCGGCTGTGATTGCCACTTGCGCCGGTGTGCGGCGGCCGGAGCAGTCCGGCACATGGATTACCGAAGAGATGCAACAAGCTTATATAGGTTTGTACGAACTCGGCCACGCCCATTCTTTTGAATGTTGGTATCCCGATGAAAACGGCGTGCTGAATCTGGCCGGCGGCTTATACGGTGTACAAATAGGGCGGGTGTTTTTCGGCGAATCGATGTTTGCGCTTCGGCCGGATGCATCAAAAATCGCTTTTGCCTGTGCCGTGCCTTATTTAGCCAAGTGTGGGATTGAAATCATAGACTGCCAGCAAAATACCGATCACTTGGCGCGCTTTGGTTCGGAGCTGATTGCATTTGAAACGTTTCAGACGGCCTTAAATGATTTAACGGATAAAGCGTTAGACGAGCCTATTGGTTCGGGATGGATTGCACAAAGTAAAATAGTGCTGGAGGAGCCGTTTGAATAA
- a CDS encoding nitric-oxide reductase large subunit, with protein MGQYKKLWYSLIAVLTITFSILGYLGVEVYRKIPPVPQAYVSASGETLITKDDILAGQSAWQSTGGMELGSILGHGAYQAPDWTADWLHRELEAWLDITAQKEFGKPYADLDTATKSALQARAAEEYRNNSRLQSDDKVVLSDTRIQAIEQVAPYYITLYGNDASMIPTREAFAMKNNTLPDENARRQLTRFFFWTAWAASTNRPDHDATYTNNWPHEPLVNNVPTTENYMWSLASIVFLLLGVGLLVWGFSFLKKNEPEPVIPQQDPLSKIVLTPSQKALGKYVFLTVALFVAQVLLGGLTAHYTVEGQQFYGIDISQWLPYALVRTWHIQSAIFWIATGFLTAGLFLAPIINGGQDPKYQRAGVNFLYIALFIVVLGSYGGNFLALSHAIPSNLNFWFGHQGYEYLDLGRFWQLLLMVGLLLWLFLMLRCTVQAFKQKTDKNMLAIFVASMVGVGLFYAPGLFYGEHTSLTIMEYWRWWVVHLWVEGFFEVFATAALAFIFYNMGLVSQRSATVASLVSASLFMVGGVPGTFHHLYFSGTTTPVMAVGASFSALEVVPLILLGREAYEHWSFQHASPWAKRLRWPLMCFVAVAFWNMVGAGVFGFLINPPISLYYLQGLNTTAVHAHAALFGVYGFLALGFVLLVTRYLKPDTPFNDSIMTWGFWMLNAGLALMIATSLLPIGVFQAHASITEGLWYARSEGFMQQELLDTLRWVRTLADLIFIGGACCISWQAAKTVFSRNR; from the coding sequence ATGGGACAGTATAAAAAGCTCTGGTACTCGCTGATTGCGGTACTGACTATTACTTTCTCCATACTCGGCTACTTAGGTGTCGAGGTTTACCGGAAAATACCACCGGTTCCACAAGCTTATGTATCCGCATCAGGCGAAACACTTATCACCAAAGATGACATTCTGGCCGGCCAATCGGCATGGCAAAGCACCGGCGGCATGGAGTTGGGCTCTATTTTAGGGCACGGCGCGTATCAGGCACCCGACTGGACGGCAGACTGGCTGCACCGTGAACTTGAAGCCTGGCTGGATATTACGGCGCAAAAAGAATTCGGCAAACCTTATGCCGATTTGGACACTGCCACAAAATCAGCCTTACAAGCGCGTGCGGCAGAGGAATATCGCAACAACAGCCGCCTTCAATCCGATGATAAAGTTGTTTTATCCGATACGCGTATTCAGGCAATCGAGCAGGTTGCACCCTACTACATTACACTCTATGGTAATGATGCTTCCATGATTCCGACCCGCGAAGCATTCGCCATGAAAAACAATACGCTGCCGGATGAAAACGCCCGTCGGCAACTGACCCGCTTCTTCTTCTGGACGGCATGGGCAGCTTCGACCAACCGGCCGGATCATGATGCGACCTATACCAACAACTGGCCGCACGAGCCTTTGGTTAATAATGTACCGACGACCGAAAACTATATGTGGTCGCTGGCCAGTATCGTGTTCCTGCTATTAGGTGTCGGTTTATTGGTTTGGGGTTTCTCTTTCTTGAAAAAAAACGAACCCGAACCGGTCATTCCGCAACAAGACCCGTTGTCTAAAATCGTGTTAACACCCTCTCAAAAAGCATTGGGCAAATATGTTTTCCTAACCGTCGCCCTATTTGTGGCACAGGTTTTGCTCGGCGGTTTGACTGCACACTATACCGTTGAAGGACAACAATTCTACGGCATTGATATTTCACAATGGCTTCCTTATGCCTTAGTGCGCACATGGCATATCCAATCCGCAATTTTCTGGATTGCCACCGGTTTCTTAACAGCCGGCCTGTTTTTGGCTCCGATTATCAACGGCGGCCAAGATCCGAAATATCAGCGTGCTGGGGTGAATTTCCTATATATCGCCCTGTTTATCGTGGTATTGGGTTCTTATGGCGGTAACTTTTTGGCATTAAGCCACGCCATCCCATCTAATCTGAACTTCTGGTTCGGTCATCAGGGTTATGAATATCTGGATTTAGGCCGTTTCTGGCAGCTGCTGCTAATGGTCGGTTTGCTATTGTGGCTGTTTTTAATGCTGCGTTGCACCGTTCAAGCCTTTAAACAAAAAACCGATAAAAACATGCTGGCGATTTTTGTGGCCTCAATGGTCGGTGTCGGTTTGTTTTATGCGCCGGGCCTGTTTTACGGCGAACACACCAGCCTTACCATTATGGAATACTGGCGCTGGTGGGTAGTACACCTTTGGGTGGAAGGCTTCTTCGAGGTATTCGCCACCGCTGCCCTCGCGTTTATTTTCTATAATATGGGTTTGGTTTCCCAACGTTCGGCAACCGTTGCTTCTTTGGTGTCGGCCAGTTTGTTTATGGTTGGCGGCGTACCCGGTACATTCCACCACCTCTATTTTTCAGGCACCACCACACCGGTGATGGCTGTCGGCGCCTCATTCTCCGCTTTAGAAGTGGTACCGCTGATTTTATTGGGTCGTGAAGCTTATGAACATTGGTCTTTCCAACATGCCTCACCATGGGCGAAACGCCTGCGCTGGCCGCTGATGTGTTTTGTGGCAGTCGCTTTTTGGAATATGGTCGGCGCCGGTGTGTTCGGCTTCCTGATTAACCCGCCGATTTCCCTCTATTACCTCCAAGGGCTGAACACAACAGCAGTGCATGCCCATGCGGCTTTATTCGGGGTTTATGGTTTCTTGGCACTGGGTTTTGTGTTGCTGGTTACCCGCTATCTCAAACCCGATACACCGTTTAACGACAGTATTATGACTTGGGGATTCTGGATGTTGAACGCCGGCTTAGCGCTGATGATTGCCACCAGCCTGCTGCCTATCGGCGTTTTCCAAGCCCACGCCAGCATCACCGAAGGATTGTGGTATGCCCGTAGCGAAGGCTTTATGCAACAAGAGCTGCTCGATACCCTGCGCTGGGTACGCACACTTGCCGACTTAATCTTTATCGGCGGCGCATGCTGTATCTCATGGCAGGCAGCCAAAACCGTATTTAGCCGTAATCGTTGA
- the dapB gene encoding 4-hydroxy-tetrahydrodipicolinate reductase — translation MSALKIAIAGADGRMGRILVEAVERHPDTVLSGALEHSGSPALGFDAGYTSGLNTGIKITDDIDNVLANSDILIDFTRPEPTLAHLKKCAAAGVGMIIGTTGFDDAGKTAIQTAAEQIGIVFAANYSVGVNLTFHILDTVARVLNEGYDIEIIEAHHRHKVDAPSGTALRMGEVIADALGRDLKECAVYGREGHTGARDANTIGFATVRGGDIVGDHTALFATEGERVEITHKASSRMTFAGGAVRAAVWLRNHQNGLFDMQDVLGLKIGTSK, via the coding sequence ATGAGCGCACTCAAAATTGCGATTGCCGGCGCAGACGGCCGTATGGGCAGGATTTTAGTTGAAGCTGTCGAACGCCATCCTGATACCGTTTTAAGCGGCGCACTCGAGCATTCCGGTTCGCCTGCTTTGGGATTCGATGCAGGCTATACTTCAGGCCTGAATACCGGTATTAAAATTACCGACGATATCGACAACGTACTGGCAAACAGCGATATCCTTATCGACTTCACCCGCCCCGAGCCAACCTTAGCCCATTTAAAAAAATGTGCGGCCGCCGGGGTTGGCATGATTATCGGCACTACCGGTTTCGACGACGCCGGCAAAACTGCCATCCAGACGGCTGCCGAACAAATCGGCATTGTGTTTGCAGCCAATTACAGCGTCGGCGTGAATCTGACCTTTCACATTCTCGACACCGTCGCCCGTGTACTCAACGAAGGCTACGATATTGAAATTATCGAAGCCCACCACCGCCATAAAGTCGACGCCCCCAGCGGCACTGCATTGCGTATGGGCGAAGTGATTGCCGACGCCTTAGGGCGCGACCTCAAAGAGTGCGCAGTCTATGGCCGCGAAGGGCACACCGGCGCCCGTGATGCCAACACCATCGGCTTTGCCACTGTTCGCGGCGGTGATATTGTCGGCGACCATACCGCCCTATTTGCCACCGAGGGCGAGCGGGTGGAAATCACACATAAAGCCAGCAGCCGTATGACTTTTGCCGGTGGCGCGGTACGTGCTGCCGTATGGTTGCGCAATCATCAAAACGGCCTGTTTGATATGCAGGATGTATTAGGCTTAAAAATCGGCACAAGCAAATAA